A genome region from Sphingobium sp. CR2-8 includes the following:
- a CDS encoding SixA phosphatase family protein → MKRLTLLRHAKSDWDDPVARDFDRPLNRRGEKAAMLMGQFAAQRKMQFDCLVASPAVRVVQTLETFRAGFGHVLDARWDRRIYLASAPTLFDVIRDLPDSADSALLAGHNPGLEELILDLVPDDGVNPLREDVEVKFPTASIAVLDLPIDKWSDARENSATLISFTRPRDLDPALGPETR, encoded by the coding sequence ATGAAGCGGCTGACCCTGTTGCGCCACGCCAAATCGGATTGGGACGATCCGGTGGCGCGCGATTTCGACCGGCCCCTGAACCGCCGGGGCGAAAAGGCGGCGATGCTGATGGGCCAGTTCGCGGCCCAGCGAAAGATGCAGTTCGATTGCCTGGTCGCCTCCCCCGCCGTGCGCGTGGTCCAGACGCTGGAAACCTTCCGCGCGGGTTTCGGGCACGTGCTGGACGCGCGCTGGGACCGGCGCATCTATCTGGCGTCCGCGCCGACCCTGTTCGACGTCATCCGCGACCTGCCCGACAGCGCCGACAGCGCGCTGCTCGCCGGGCATAATCCGGGGCTGGAGGAATTGATCCTGGACCTGGTCCCCGATGATGGCGTCAATCCGCTGCGCGAGGATGTGGAGGTCAAGTTCCCGACCGCCAGCATCGCCGTGCTGGACCTGCCCATCGACAAGTGGAGCGACGCGCGGGAGAATAGCGCGACGCTCATCAGCTTCACCCGCCCGCGCGACCTGGACCCGGCGCTGGGGCCGGAAACGCGCTGA
- a CDS encoding PilZ domain-containing protein has protein sequence MQIQRSRERVAVEIPIVVTTVLDSLEGVIVDLSEGGAQIVGCTLPARSQCQIDLDGFVVFGTVRWSEEDRMGIRFPYELNEGPLLEQLEMARAAKRAPVAFQTRVQPAGLGGAYAGGGGFGRRTA, from the coding sequence ATGCAGATACAGCGTAGCCGCGAACGCGTTGCCGTGGAGATACCGATCGTCGTCACGACGGTGCTGGACAGCCTGGAAGGCGTGATCGTCGATCTGAGCGAAGGCGGCGCGCAGATCGTGGGCTGCACCCTGCCTGCGCGATCGCAGTGCCAGATCGACCTGGACGGCTTCGTGGTATTCGGCACGGTGCGCTGGTCCGAAGAGGATCGGATGGGCATACGCTTTCCCTATGAACTGAATGAAGGCCCGCTGTTGGAGCAGTTGGAAATGGCCCGCGCCGCCAAGCGCGCGCCGGTCGCGTTCCAGACACGCGTGCAGCCTGCCGGCCTGGGCGGCGCCTATGCCGGTGGCGGTGGCTTTGGACGACGCACCGCCTGA
- a CDS encoding lysine--tRNA ligase, whose protein sequence is MTMSDIIRTAAQASKAWPYEEARKLLKRYHGGAPDKGHILFETGYGPSGLPHIGTFNEVLRTTMVRNAFHSLSDIPTRLVAFSDDLDGFRKVPDNVPNQAMLTDYLGKPLTQVPDPFEKFESFAHHNNAMLRDFLDSFGFDYEFVSATEQYQAGAFDDALRQVLRRYQAIMDIMLPTLRKERQATYSPVLPISPKSGIVLQVPVEVIDAEAGIVRFVDTSVPGGETIEQSILGGAAKLQWKVDWAMRWYALGVDYEMAGKDLINSVTQSSKICRALGGRPPEGFNYEMFLDEKGEKISKSKGNGLSLEQWLTYGPQESLAFYAYREPKKAKQLHMGVIPRAVDEYWQFRSNYAKQAVEQQLGNPVHHIHDGKLPQGELPVTFGLLLNLVGVMGDASREQVWRYLQNYVPGASADTYPELDALIGHALAYHRDFVAPTLQRRAPDANEAAALRRLDSELAALPDGASAEDIQNIVYAIGKDEAFGFAELRDWFKALYQTLLGADQGPRMGSFIALYGVENSRALIAQALAA, encoded by the coding sequence ATGACAATGTCCGACATCATCCGCACCGCCGCACAGGCATCCAAGGCCTGGCCCTATGAAGAAGCGCGCAAGCTGCTCAAGCGCTATCATGGCGGTGCGCCGGACAAAGGGCACATCCTGTTCGAAACCGGCTATGGCCCGTCGGGCCTGCCGCATATCGGCACCTTCAACGAAGTGTTGCGCACCACCATGGTCCGCAACGCCTTCCATTCGCTGTCGGACATCCCCACGCGGCTGGTGGCGTTCAGCGACGATCTGGACGGGTTCCGCAAGGTGCCCGACAATGTGCCGAACCAGGCGATGCTGACCGACTATCTGGGCAAGCCGCTGACGCAGGTGCCCGATCCGTTCGAAAAGTTCGAAAGTTTCGCGCATCACAACAATGCGATGCTGCGGGATTTCCTCGACAGTTTCGGCTTCGACTATGAATTCGTTTCCGCGACCGAGCAATATCAGGCTGGCGCTTTCGACGACGCGTTGCGGCAGGTGCTGCGTCGGTATCAGGCGATCATGGACATCATGCTGCCCACCCTGCGCAAGGAACGGCAGGCGACCTATTCGCCGGTCCTGCCGATTTCCCCAAAGAGCGGCATCGTGTTGCAGGTGCCGGTCGAGGTGATCGACGCCGAAGCGGGCATCGTGCGTTTCGTGGACACGTCCGTTCCCGGGGGCGAGACGATCGAGCAGTCGATCCTGGGCGGCGCGGCCAAGCTGCAATGGAAGGTCGACTGGGCGATGCGCTGGTATGCGCTGGGCGTCGATTACGAGATGGCGGGCAAGGATCTGATCAATTCGGTCACCCAGTCGTCCAAAATCTGCCGCGCGCTGGGCGGACGCCCGCCCGAAGGCTTCAACTACGAGATGTTCCTGGACGAAAAGGGCGAGAAAATCTCCAAGTCCAAGGGCAATGGCCTCAGCCTCGAACAATGGCTGACCTATGGTCCGCAGGAAAGCCTGGCCTTCTACGCCTATCGCGAACCCAAAAAGGCCAAGCAGCTGCACATGGGCGTCATCCCGCGGGCGGTGGACGAATATTGGCAGTTCCGCAGCAATTACGCCAAGCAGGCGGTCGAACAGCAGCTCGGCAACCCCGTCCACCACATTCATGACGGCAAGCTGCCACAGGGCGAATTGCCGGTCACGTTCGGCCTGCTGCTCAACCTGGTCGGGGTGATGGGAGACGCCAGCCGCGAACAGGTATGGCGCTATCTGCAAAATTACGTGCCGGGCGCCAGCGCCGATACCTATCCCGAACTCGATGCGCTGATCGGCCATGCGCTGGCCTATCATCGCGATTTCGTCGCGCCGACGCTGCAACGCCGCGCACCGGACGCTAACGAAGCGGCCGCGCTGCGCCGACTGGACAGCGAACTGGCCGCCCTGCCGGACGGCGCGTCGGCGGAGGATATCCAGAATATCGTCTATGCCATCGGCAAGGACGAGGCGTTCGGTTTCGCCGAACTGCGCGACTGGTTCAAGGCGCTCTACCAGACGCTGCTCGGCGCGGACCAGGGACCGCGCATGGGGAGTTTCATCGCGCTCTACGGGGTGGAAAACAGCCGCGCCTTGATCGCCCAGGCGCTCGCCGCCTGA
- a CDS encoding RcnB family protein, translating into MRKLIILGLLAATVAPSVASAQSYGEARRSERNLREEQRDLRQAQRYGDRRDVREARRDVRDARQEAREDWQDYRRSHRDVYRGGNWRAPFRYSQWNAGSQLRPAYYNSRYYIADPYRYRLPRPGVNQRWVRHYNDVLLVNVRTGRVITAHRGFFW; encoded by the coding sequence ATGCGTAAACTGATCATCCTGGGCCTGCTGGCCGCCACCGTCGCGCCGAGCGTCGCATCGGCGCAATCCTATGGCGAAGCGCGCCGCAGCGAGCGGAACCTGCGCGAGGAACAACGCGACCTGCGTCAGGCGCAGCGCTATGGCGACCGCCGCGACGTGCGCGAGGCGCGCCGCGATGTCCGCGACGCCCGCCAGGAAGCGCGTGAGGACTGGCAGGATTATCGCCGTAGCCACCGGGACGTCTATCGCGGCGGCAACTGGCGTGCGCCATTCCGCTACAGCCAGTGGAACGCCGGTTCGCAGCTTCGCCCGGCCTATTACAACTCGCGCTATTATATCGCAGACCCCTATCGCTATCGTCTGCCCCGTCCGGGCGTGAACCAGCGCTGGGTCCGCCATTATAACGACGTGCTGCTAGTCAACGTCCGCACCGGCCGCGTGATTACGGCGCATCGCGGCTTCTTCTGGTAA
- a CDS encoding prolyl hydroxylase family protein, which yields MSDEQDDGGVASPLRAAIGEDVRKRLDRNPMVHRIDDSPKLEIYGRQHFLSAEECAGLRALIDADAKPSTLFSGSASAEYRTSHSCNLNPWDDLVLTVSDRICALTGLPARHGETLQGQRYAPGQEYKVHCDYFPVTANYWPQMRTSGGQRSWTAMIYLSPVEAGGETHFPRCEFMVPPVEGMILIWNNMDRDGAPNPFSLHAARPVEQGTKYVVTKWFRERPWG from the coding sequence ATGAGCGATGAACAGGATGATGGCGGCGTCGCGTCGCCGCTGCGGGCCGCGATCGGCGAAGATGTGCGCAAGCGGCTGGACCGCAATCCCATGGTGCATCGCATCGACGATTCCCCGAAGCTGGAGATTTACGGGCGTCAGCATTTCCTGAGCGCTGAGGAGTGCGCGGGCCTGCGCGCGCTGATCGACGCCGATGCAAAGCCTTCGACGCTGTTTTCCGGCAGCGCCAGCGCCGAATATCGCACCAGCCATAGCTGCAACCTCAACCCCTGGGACGATCTGGTGCTGACGGTCAGCGACCGGATCTGTGCGCTCACCGGCCTGCCCGCGCGCCATGGCGAAACGTTGCAGGGACAGCGTTATGCGCCGGGGCAGGAATATAAGGTCCATTGCGACTATTTCCCCGTCACCGCCAACTACTGGCCCCAGATGCGGACGAGCGGCGGACAGCGCAGTTGGACCGCGATGATCTATCTGTCGCCGGTCGAGGCCGGCGGGGAAACCCATTTCCCGCGCTGCGAATTCATGGTGCCGCCGGTCGAGGGCATGATCCTGATCTGGAACAATATGGACCGCGACGGCGCGCCCAACCCTTTCAGCCTGCATGCCGCGCGTCCGGTCGAGCAGGGGACCAAATATGTCGTCACCAAATGGTTTCGCGAGCGTCCCTGGGGCTGA
- a CDS encoding RcnB family protein — protein MLRKMMLTGLMTATLLSGIAPAYAQGNPDQRGDRGARDGGQGRGGDRGGRGDGGGGNWRGDRMGQPRGDAPMQQEQQRPAERPAPPVAQARPDMQRPDPQWRGDRTQPGGPQRDWRQDRPQGRDDRQQDRQPNWQRGRDDQRNWQQDRDQNGQSDWRNDRRDDRRDDRRNEQRWNDGRGPNGANWNNGGRRFDDRTRWANQRRWDNGWRQDRRYDWNSYRSRYGDRYRIGRYAAPRGWDYGYRRFSIGVTLNSILYGNSYWLNDPYRYRLPPAYGTLRWIRYYDDALLVDIRDGYVVDVINDFFW, from the coding sequence ATGTTGAGGAAGATGATGCTGACGGGGTTGATGACCGCGACGCTGCTGAGCGGCATCGCACCGGCCTATGCCCAGGGCAATCCGGACCAGCGCGGCGATCGGGGCGCCAGAGATGGCGGACAAGGTCGCGGTGGCGATCGCGGGGGCCGTGGCGATGGCGGCGGCGGCAACTGGCGCGGCGATCGCATGGGCCAGCCCCGTGGCGATGCGCCGATGCAGCAGGAACAGCAACGCCCTGCCGAGCGACCTGCGCCACCTGTGGCACAGGCGCGGCCAGACATGCAGCGGCCCGATCCCCAATGGCGTGGCGATCGGACCCAGCCTGGCGGTCCCCAGCGGGATTGGCGTCAGGATCGGCCGCAGGGCCGCGACGACCGCCAGCAGGATCGTCAGCCCAATTGGCAGCGCGGGCGCGACGACCAGCGCAACTGGCAGCAGGATCGCGATCAGAACGGGCAATCGGACTGGCGTAACGACCGCCGCGACGACAGGCGCGACGATCGACGGAACGAGCAGCGGTGGAACGACGGTCGCGGCCCGAACGGCGCGAACTGGAATAATGGTGGCCGCCGTTTCGACGACCGCACCCGCTGGGCCAATCAGCGGCGCTGGGACAATGGCTGGCGTCAGGACCGGCGCTACGACTGGAACAGCTATCGCAGCCGCTATGGCGATCGCTACCGCATCGGCCGCTATGCCGCGCCGCGCGGATGGGACTATGGCTATCGTCGCTTTTCGATCGGCGTGACGCTGAACAGCATCTTGTACGGCAACAGTTACTGGCTGAACGATCCGTACAGGTATCGCCTGCCCCCCGCCTACGGGACGTTGCGCTGGATCCGCTATTATGACGATGCGCTGCTGGTCGACATCCGCGACGGCTATGTGGTGGACGTGATCAACGATTTCTTCTGGTAA
- a CDS encoding biliverdin-producing heme oxygenase yields MKKSPDAGQIRHALREATMESHRQVDAIYSDFSLNSAQDYGVFLTAHARVLGGLEAVAQPQAPRLPLLAQDLAALDLPLPAPLPLETRATDGFHWGLRYALEGSRLGGAMLSRQVAPGLPKAYLSAAHGKGEWIAFQSALDSAAAEGGEGWLDDAVQGAQAAFALFAKAGQTRRPVPESAIVHG; encoded by the coding sequence GTGAAGAAATCTCCCGATGCTGGCCAGATTCGCCATGCCCTGCGCGAAGCCACGATGGAAAGCCATCGACAGGTGGACGCCATCTATTCCGATTTCTCGCTCAATTCCGCACAAGACTATGGCGTGTTCCTGACCGCGCATGCCCGCGTCCTGGGTGGGCTGGAAGCGGTCGCGCAGCCGCAGGCGCCGCGCCTGCCGCTGCTGGCGCAGGATCTCGCCGCGCTCGACCTTCCCTTGCCCGCACCGCTGCCGCTGGAGACGCGCGCGACCGACGGCTTCCATTGGGGCCTGCGCTATGCGCTGGAAGGATCGCGGCTGGGCGGCGCGATGCTGTCGCGGCAGGTCGCGCCGGGCTTGCCCAAGGCCTATTTGTCGGCCGCACATGGCAAGGGCGAATGGATAGCCTTCCAAAGCGCGCTCGACAGCGCCGCTGCGGAGGGCGGCGAAGGCTGGCTGGATGACGCCGTGCAGGGCGCGCAGGCCGCCTTCGCCCTGTTCGCCAAAGCGGGGCAGACGCGTCGGCCGGTCCCAGAGTCGGCCATCGTCCATGGCTGA
- a CDS encoding HWE histidine kinase domain-containing protein produces the protein MADREDPETFTVDLDNCDREPIHVLGTVQPFGFLIALTADWLVSRVSTNVAQFIGLTPDEMLGQPVHTLLDGEAIHALRNRITLLRGPDSVERLFSIPLIAGGPPFDVAVHFSGPLVVVEAEPASHDEMEASSTVRSMVARLAQADSMTAFLRDGARQVRALTGFDRVMVYRFAQAGDGEVVAEALKPGIDSFFGLHYPASDIPAQARALYLRNIFRVIADVKAQPVPVIPALDPTGAALDMSLCLTRAVSPIHIEYLGNMGVGASLSISIIVEGKLWGLFACHHYSPRLPTFAQRSAAELFGQIFSMMLESRERAETAAYEGKARQVADRLMSALAQDHDLLSNARWLGDIIFDTIPADGVGVYIDGQMTFSGLAPDAAAFSAIATMLNRVAASQIYTTDHLSSVLPEAAAYADRVAGLLAIPLSRRPRDYVVLFRAEQLRSVRWAGKPEKDMEYGPNGPRLTPRKSFEAWSQLVQGKALPFVPAELRVAEALRTALLEVILRLSNSADAERQRAHEKQELLIAELNHRVRNILALIRGLLSQTRDSARSVEEFIGTLESRVHALARAHDQITADRWSPARLYDLIEVESGAYLGERSDRVRLSGPNVLLTPGCFTVLALVIHEMLTNAAKYGALSDSGTVTIDWRVDEDGSLLIDWTESGGPAVVGPTRRGFGSTVIERSIPYDLGGHADISYRLAGIEAHFCIPSVHVVAVLPDITTVDRGKTVAPVAPGLLKGRNVLLVEDNMIIAMDGEDALRDLGAEVMTAASVGRAHEAIAIKAVDLAVLDFNLGAETSLPVADLLAERGIPFIFATGYGDGLELPVRFKDVTLLKKPYSGATLAQALAPVLEARP, from the coding sequence ATGGCTGATCGCGAAGATCCCGAGACCTTCACGGTCGACCTCGACAATTGCGACCGGGAACCGATCCATGTGCTGGGCACGGTCCAGCCCTTCGGCTTTCTGATCGCGCTGACCGCCGACTGGCTCGTGTCGCGCGTGTCGACCAACGTCGCGCAGTTTATCGGTCTGACCCCGGACGAAATGTTGGGCCAGCCCGTCCACACCCTGCTGGATGGGGAAGCGATCCACGCGCTGCGCAACCGCATCACGCTGCTGCGCGGTCCCGATTCGGTCGAGCGCCTCTTTTCCATTCCCCTGATCGCCGGTGGCCCGCCGTTCGACGTGGCGGTGCATTTTTCCGGCCCGCTCGTGGTGGTGGAGGCGGAGCCCGCCAGCCATGACGAGATGGAAGCCAGCAGTACCGTGCGGTCGATGGTCGCGCGCCTGGCCCAGGCCGACAGCATGACCGCCTTCCTGCGCGACGGCGCGCGGCAGGTGCGGGCGCTGACCGGGTTCGATCGCGTGATGGTCTATCGCTTCGCGCAAGCGGGCGATGGCGAGGTGGTGGCCGAAGCCCTGAAGCCGGGCATCGACAGCTTTTTCGGCTTGCACTATCCCGCGTCCGACATCCCGGCGCAGGCGCGCGCGCTGTATCTGCGCAACATCTTCCGCGTCATCGCCGATGTGAAGGCGCAGCCGGTGCCGGTCATCCCCGCGCTGGACCCGACCGGCGCGGCGCTTGACATGTCGCTGTGCCTGACCCGCGCGGTGTCGCCCATTCATATCGAATATCTCGGCAATATGGGGGTGGGGGCCTCGCTCTCCATCTCGATCATCGTGGAAGGCAAGCTGTGGGGCCTCTTCGCCTGCCATCATTACAGCCCGCGCCTGCCGACCTTCGCGCAGCGCAGCGCGGCCGAACTGTTCGGTCAGATCTTCTCGATGATGCTCGAAAGCCGCGAGCGCGCCGAAACCGCTGCTTATGAAGGCAAGGCGCGGCAGGTGGCCGACCGGCTGATGTCGGCGCTGGCGCAGGATCACGACCTGTTGTCCAACGCCCGTTGGCTGGGCGACATCATCTTCGACACGATCCCGGCCGATGGCGTGGGCGTCTATATCGACGGGCAGATGACCTTTTCGGGTCTGGCCCCCGATGCCGCCGCCTTCTCCGCAATCGCCACGATGCTGAACCGCGTCGCGGCCAGCCAGATCTATACGACCGACCATCTGTCGTCGGTGCTACCCGAAGCGGCGGCCTATGCCGATCGCGTGGCGGGACTGCTGGCGATCCCGCTGTCGCGCCGCCCGCGCGATTATGTGGTGCTGTTCCGGGCCGAACAATTGCGATCCGTGCGCTGGGCGGGGAAGCCCGAAAAAGACATGGAATATGGTCCCAACGGCCCGCGCCTGACCCCGCGCAAAAGCTTCGAGGCCTGGTCGCAACTGGTGCAGGGCAAGGCGCTGCCCTTCGTCCCGGCCGAACTGCGCGTGGCCGAAGCGCTGCGCACGGCGCTGTTGGAGGTGATCCTGCGCCTGTCCAATTCGGCCGACGCCGAACGGCAGCGCGCGCATGAGAAGCAGGAATTGCTGATCGCGGAACTCAACCATCGCGTGCGCAACATCCTCGCCCTCATCCGCGGCCTGTTGTCGCAGACGCGCGACAGCGCCCGATCGGTCGAGGAATTTATTGGTACGCTGGAAAGCCGCGTCCATGCGCTGGCCCGCGCCCATGACCAGATCACCGCCGACCGCTGGAGCCCGGCGCGCCTGTACGATTTGATCGAGGTCGAATCGGGCGCCTATCTGGGCGAACGCAGCGACCGGGTGCGCCTGTCCGGCCCCAATGTGCTGCTGACGCCCGGCTGCTTTACCGTGCTGGCGCTGGTGATCCACGAAATGCTGACCAACGCGGCCAAATATGGCGCGCTGTCCGACAGCGGCACCGTGACGATCGACTGGCGCGTGGATGAAGATGGCAGCCTGCTGATCGACTGGACCGAAAGCGGCGGTCCGGCGGTGGTCGGACCGACCCGGCGCGGCTTCGGATCGACGGTGATCGAACGGTCCATCCCCTATGATCTGGGCGGCCATGCGGACATCAGCTATCGGCTGGCGGGGATAGAGGCGCATTTCTGCATCCCGTCCGTCCATGTCGTGGCCGTGCTGCCTGACATTACCACCGTCGACCGTGGCAAGACCGTCGCGCCGGTCGCGCCTGGCCTGCTCAAGGGGCGCAACGTCCTGCTGGTCGAGGATAATATGATCATCGCCATGGATGGCGAGGATGCGCTGCGCGATCTGGGCGCGGAGGTGATGACCGCCGCCAGCGTGGGGCGCGCGCACGAAGCGATCGCGATCAAGGCGGTCGATCTCGCAGTGCTGGACTTCAATCTGGGCGCGGAGACCAGCCTGCCGGTGGCGGACCTGCTGGCCGAGCGCGGCATCCCTTTCATCTTCGCCACCGGCTATGGCGACGGGCTGGAATTGCCGGTCCGGTTCAAGGATGTGACCCTGCTGAAAAAGCCCTATTCGGGCGCGACGCTGGCGCAGGCGCTGGCCCCGGTTCTCGAAGCCCGACCCTGA
- a CDS encoding DODA-type extradiol aromatic ring-opening family dioxygenase: MTQPSFFIPHGGGPCFFMDPSDPDHPHSDPMWHPMQAYLADLIATLPERPRAILLVSGHWEEAAFTVHTGERPPLLFDYFGFPPHTYQLRWDAPGAPDLARRAAALLQAGGFATAEETARGWDHGVFVPMKVALPDADIPLAQLSLRQDLDPAAHIAAGRALAPLRDEGVLIVGSGMSFHNLRVRGDQAIGPSTVWDQALTQAVTDPDPQTRAARVAAWDQLPQARFAHPREEHLLPLMVALGAGGDDAATCEHRSTVMGWAVSGYRFG; encoded by the coding sequence ATGACACAGCCTAGCTTCTTCATTCCCCATGGCGGCGGCCCCTGTTTCTTCATGGACCCGTCCGATCCCGACCATCCGCACAGCGACCCGATGTGGCATCCGATGCAGGCCTATCTGGCCGACCTGATCGCCACCCTGCCGGAACGGCCGCGCGCGATCCTGCTGGTGTCGGGCCATTGGGAGGAAGCCGCCTTCACCGTCCATACAGGCGAGCGGCCTCCCTTGCTGTTCGACTATTTCGGCTTTCCCCCGCACACCTATCAACTGCGCTGGGATGCGCCGGGCGCGCCCGATCTGGCGCGTCGCGCTGCCGCGCTGTTGCAGGCGGGCGGCTTCGCGACGGCAGAGGAAACGGCGCGCGGCTGGGACCATGGCGTCTTCGTGCCGATGAAGGTCGCGCTGCCGGATGCGGACATACCCCTGGCGCAATTGTCGCTGCGCCAGGATCTCGACCCGGCGGCGCATATCGCGGCCGGGCGCGCGCTGGCCCCGTTGCGCGACGAAGGCGTACTGATCGTCGGATCGGGCATGAGCTTCCACAATCTGCGGGTACGCGGGGATCAGGCGATCGGACCTTCGACCGTCTGGGACCAGGCGCTGACCCAAGCCGTGACCGACCCCGATCCGCAGACGCGCGCCGCCCGTGTCGCCGCTTGGGACCAATTGCCCCAGGCCCGCTTCGCCCATCCGCGCGAGGAGCATCTGCTGCCGCTGATGGTGGCGCTGGGCGCGGGTGGCGACGACGCGGCGACCTGCGAGCATCGCAGCACCGTCATGGGCTGGGCGGTGTCGGGTTATCGTTTCGGCTGA
- a CDS encoding (2Fe-2S)-binding protein — MTRFTVNDRPVQYRMDPDTPLLWALRDASNLTGTKYGCGTGDCGACTVDIDGEAVRSCQVTIGKTEGRFVTTIEALSPDRGHPVQQAFAADNVSQCGYCIPGVIMAASVLLRRTNDPSDEEIDGAITNICRCGIYPRLRGAIKRAGRIMRGEDQGGGDDGADNAGSGAQAPAAPPPGITPEDAARTVPALGRPAR, encoded by the coding sequence ATGACGCGCTTCACCGTCAACGACCGGCCGGTCCAATATCGCATGGACCCGGATACGCCCCTGCTCTGGGCCTTGCGTGACGCGTCGAACCTGACGGGGACCAAATATGGCTGCGGCACCGGGGATTGCGGGGCCTGCACCGTGGATATCGATGGCGAGGCGGTACGATCCTGCCAGGTAACGATCGGCAAGACCGAGGGCCGCTTCGTCACCACGATCGAGGCGCTGTCGCCCGATCGCGGCCATCCGGTGCAACAGGCGTTCGCCGCCGACAATGTGTCGCAATGCGGCTATTGCATCCCGGGCGTCATCATGGCGGCGTCGGTGCTGCTGCGCCGGACGAACGATCCATCCGACGAAGAGATTGACGGGGCGATCACCAACATCTGCCGCTGCGGCATCTATCCCCGGCTGCGGGGCGCGATCAAGCGGGCCGGGCGGATCATGCGCGGCGAGGATCAGGGCGGTGGAGACGACGGCGCCGACAATGCGGGCAGTGGCGCGCAGGCCCCTGCCGCGCCGCCGCCCGGCATCACCCCGGAGGACGCGGCCCGGACCGTTCCGGCGCTGGGACGCCCTGCCCGCTGA
- a CDS encoding DUF2721 domain-containing protein, producing the protein MIPLPQVSQVAQTIQLALAPVFLLAGIGAFLNVCVSRLARIIDRARDVEQSILTTRGKEHDRKVAEIRVLDRRMSVVNIAIFLSVASACAVCLVVILLFAGNLFGAHLGTPIAVLFSLAMLLQAGGFATFIQEIRLASKIIHIRNEVLFHKADPEEADAAVDALQ; encoded by the coding sequence ATGATCCCCCTGCCCCAAGTCTCTCAGGTCGCGCAGACCATCCAGTTGGCGTTGGCCCCGGTATTCCTGCTGGCGGGTATCGGCGCGTTCCTGAACGTCTGCGTCAGCCGTCTGGCGCGCATCATCGACCGGGCGCGCGATGTGGAGCAATCGATCCTGACGACGCGCGGCAAGGAACATGATCGCAAAGTGGCGGAAATCCGCGTGCTCGACCGGCGGATGAGCGTCGTCAACATCGCCATCTTCCTGTCGGTGGCGTCGGCATGCGCCGTCTGCCTGGTCGTCATCCTGCTGTTCGCCGGCAATCTGTTCGGCGCGCATCTCGGCACACCGATCGCTGTTCTGTTCAGCCTCGCGATGCTGTTGCAGGCAGGCGGTTTCGCGACTTTCATCCAGGAAATCCGGCTGGCGTCGAAGATCATTCATATCCGCAACGAAGTGCTGTTCCACAAGGCCGATCCCGAAGAGGCCGATGCCGCCGTCGATGCATTGCAATGA